The following coding sequences lie in one Phalacrocorax aristotelis chromosome 2, bGulAri2.1, whole genome shotgun sequence genomic window:
- the AGR3 gene encoding anterior gradient protein 3 yields MFHSTLALSLLLIAVSSNLAMAIKKEKRVPQTLSRGWGDEITWVQTYEEGLYQAKKSNKPLMVIHHLEDCQYCQALKKAFAENEEVQEMAQNNFVMLNLMHETTDKNLSPDGQYVPRIMFVDPSLTVRADITGRYSNRLYTYEPQDIPFLIENMKKALRLIQTEL; encoded by the exons ATGTTCCATTCAACATTGGCCTTGTCCCTCCTGCTAATTGCAGTCTCTTCCAACCTTGCGATGGcaatcaaaaaggaaaaaagagtacCTCAGACACTGTCAAGAG GGTGGGGAGATGAAATTACCTGGGTACAAACTTATGAAGAAGGACTTTATCAagcaaaaaaaag taACAAACCACTGATGGTAATTCACCATTTGGAAGACTGTCAATACTGCCAAg CACTGAAGAAAgcttttgcagaaaatgaagaggtACAAGAAATGGCCCAAAATAACTTCGTTATGCTGAATCTCATG CATGAAACCACAGATAAAAACCTGTCACCTGATGGACAATATGTGCCTCGAATCATGTTTGTGG ACCCATCTCTCACAGTAAGAGCTGATATCACAGGAAGATACTCCAACCGGCTTTACACTTACGAACCACAAGACATACCATTCT taataGAGAACATGAAGAAAGCACTACGCCTCATTCAGACAGAACTGTAA